TCCTTGTCGGCGGCGGGCTGGCTAACGGGCTTATCGCCTGGCGGCTACGCCAGCGCCAGCCGCATCTGCGGGTGCTGTTGCTGGAAGCAGAAACGCAGCCGGGCGGCAATCACACCTGGTCATTTCATCAGGGCGATATTACGCCCGCGCAGCATGACTGGCTTGCACCGCTGGTGGCGCACCGCTGGGCGGGTTATGACGTGTGTTTTCCGGAGCTGACACGCACGCTCGATGGTGGCTACCTGAGCATGACCTCGGCGCATTTTGCCCGCCAGCTAGGCGAGGCGCTGGGCGACAGCCTGCGCGGCGGCGCAGCGGTCAGCGCCCTGACCCCAACCGACGTAACGCTGGCAAACGGTGAAAAACTGCACGCGGCGGCGGTGATTGACGGACGTGGCTATCAACCCAGCCCGCACTTGCAGGTCGGGCTACAGGCGTTTCTCGGCCAGCAGTGGCGGCTGAGCGAGCCGCACGGCCTGACACGCCCACTGCTGATGGATGCCACGGTGGATCAGTCGGCAGGCTATCGTTTTGTCTATACGCTGCCGCTGTCGCCCGTTGAGCTGCTAATTGAAGATACGCACTATATCGATCGCGCCACGCTGGAACACACGCGGGCGCGACAGCAGATCGCGGAGTATGCGGCAGCGCAGGGCTGGCAGCTGGCGCAGCTGCTGCGGGAAGAGCAGGGCAATCTGCCGATTACGCTGACGGGCGACTGTCGCGCCTTCTGGCAACAGCGGGCGGGCCAGCCGTGCAGCGGACTGCGGGCCGGGCTGTTTCACTCCACTACGGGATATTCGCTGCCGCAGGCCGTCGCGCTGGCGGATCGGATTGCCGATCTGCACGATTTCTCCGCAGAGTCGCTGTTTTCAATGATTCGCGACTACGCTATAGGGCAGTGGCAGCATCAGCGCTTTTTTCGCGTGCTTAACCGCATGCTGTTTCTGGCCGGGCGCGCCGACAGGCGCTGGCAGGTGATGCAGCGTTTTTATGGATTAAATGACGGGTTAATTGCCCGCTTTTACGCCGGTCAGCTTACGCTGGCTGACAAGGTGCGGATTCTGACAGGCAAACCGCCGGTGCCGGTGGGTGAAGCCGTCAGAGCCGTAATGAAACAATCTTCCCGGCTGCGAGCGTTCAGTGATGAATAAAACCGTAGTAATTGGTGCCGGTTTCGGCGGTCTGGCCTTAGCGATCCGTTTACAGGCGGCGGGCATTCCCGTTTTGCTGC
The sequence above is a segment of the Mixta intestinalis genome. Coding sequences within it:
- the crtY gene encoding lycopene beta-cyclase CrtY, with translation MHRQSWDVILVGGGLANGLIAWRLRQRQPHLRVLLLEAETQPGGNHTWSFHQGDITPAQHDWLAPLVAHRWAGYDVCFPELTRTLDGGYLSMTSAHFARQLGEALGDSLRGGAAVSALTPTDVTLANGEKLHAAAVIDGRGYQPSPHLQVGLQAFLGQQWRLSEPHGLTRPLLMDATVDQSAGYRFVYTLPLSPVELLIEDTHYIDRATLEHTRARQQIAEYAAAQGWQLAQLLREEQGNLPITLTGDCRAFWQQRAGQPCSGLRAGLFHSTTGYSLPQAVALADRIADLHDFSAESLFSMIRDYAIGQWQHQRFFRVLNRMLFLAGRADRRWQVMQRFYGLNDGLIARFYAGQLTLADKVRILTGKPPVPVGEAVRAVMKQSSRLRAFSDE